From a single Rhinolophus ferrumequinum isolate MPI-CBG mRhiFer1 chromosome 15, mRhiFer1_v1.p, whole genome shotgun sequence genomic region:
- the CDH1 gene encoding cadherin-1 codes for MGPPCRCLSALLLLLLLQVSSWFCQEPEPCRPGFGAESYTFTVPRRHLERGRLLGRVSFEGCTGQPRTIYVSDDTKFKVSTDGVLTVKRPVQLHNPEISFLVHAWDSTRRKLSTKVTLKAAAPKHHHRHHHHHDSFPGTQTEVLTFPDSHHGLRRQKRDWVIPPISCPENEKGPFPKNLVQIKSNRDKETQVFYSITGQGADTPPVGVFIIERETGWLKVTEPLDREAIAKYILYSHAVSSNGNAIEDPMEIVITVTDQNDNKPVFTQEVFEGSVPEGALPGTSVMQVTATDADDEVNTYNAAIVYKILSQEPPEPDKEMFIINPDTGVISVLTTGLDRESVAMYTLVVQAADLQGLGLTTTAEAVITITDINDNPPIFNPTTYQGQVLENEALVPITTLKVTDADLVNTPAWEAEYIVLNDNEDQFLVTTDPVTNDGILKTAKGLDFEAKQQYILYVAVRNVVPFEVTLSTSTATVTVDVLDVNEAPIFVPPQKRVEVSEDFPVGLEITSYTAQDPDTFMDQKITYRIWRDTANWLEINPDTGAISTRAELDREDDDHVKNSTYTALIIATDNGSPLATGTGTLLLVLSDVNDNAPVPEPRSMDFCQRNPQPHIINIFDPDLPPNTSPFTAELTHGASVNWTIEYNDAEHESITLKPRKTLELGDYKINLKLADNQNKDQVTTLDIFVCDCEGAVNSCKRTVAYAEAGLQVPAILGILGGILALLILILLLLLFIRRKRVVKEPLLPPEDDTRDNVYYYDEEGGGEEDQDFDLSQLHRGLDARPEVTRNDVAPTLMSVPQYRPRPANPDEIGNFIDENLKAADSDPTAPPYDSLLVFDYEGSGSEAASLSSLNSSESDQDQDYDYLNEWGNRFKKLADMYGGGEDD; via the exons TGAGTTTTGAAGGATGCACTGGTCAACCAAGGACAATCTATGTTTCCGACGACACCAAATTCAAAGTGAGCACAGATGGTGTGCTTACAGTCAAACGGCCTGTACAACTTCATAATCCAGAGATCAGTTTTCTTGTTCACGCCTGGGACTCCACCCGCAGGAAGCTTTCCACCAAAGTGACGCTGAAGGCAGCCGCGCCCAAACACCACCATCGCCACCATCATCATCAT GACTCTTTCCCTGGAACCCAGACGGAAGTGCTCACATTTCCCGACTCCCACCATGGTCTCAGAAGACAGAAGAGAGACTGGGTTATTCCTCCTATCAGCTgcccagaaaatgaaaaaggccCATTTCCTAAAAATCTGGTTCAG ATCAAATCTAACAGGGACAAAGAAACACAGGTTTTCTACAGCATCACTGGCCAAGGAGCTGACACACCCCCTGTTGGTGTCTTTATTATTGAAAGAGAAACAGGATGGCTAAAGGTGACGGAACCTCTGGATAGAGAAGCAATTGCCAAGTACATT CTCTACTCTCATGCTGTGTCTTCGAATGGGAATGCAATTGAGGACCCGATGGAGATTGTTATCACAGTGACAGATCAGAATGACAACAAGCCGGTGTTCACCCAGGAGGTCTTTGAGGGATCTGTCCCGGAAGGTGCTCTTCCAG GAACCTCTGTGATGCAGGTCACAGCCACAGACGCGGATGACGAAGTGAACACCTACAATGCAGCCATTGTTTATAAGATCCTTTCCCAAGAGCCTCCGGAGCCTGATAAGGAAATGTTCATTATCAACCCGGACACAGGAGTCATCAGCGTGCTCACCACTGGGCTGGACCGTGAG AGTGTTGCCATGTATACCCTGGTGGTTCAAGCTGCTGACCTTCAAGGTTTGGGCTTAACCACGACTGCAGAAGCTGTGATCACCATCACCGACATCAACGACAACCCTCCCATTTTCAACCCGACCACG TACCAGGGGCAAGTTCTTGAGAACGAGGCCCTTGTACCAATCACTACGCTCAAAGTGACTGATGCCGACCTCGTCAATACCCCGGCATGGGAGGCTGAGTACATCGTATTGAATGACAACGAGGATCAATTTTTGGTCACCACAGACCCAGTAACCAATGATGGCATTTTGAAAACAGCTAAG ggCTTGGACTTTGAGGCCAAGCAGCAGTACATTCTCTATGTGGCAGTACGGAATGTGGTCCCCTTTGAGGTCACTCTGTCCACCTCCACAGCCACCGTCACCGTCGACGTGCTGGATGTGAACGAAGCCCCCATCTTTGTGCCTCCCCAAAAGAGAGTAGAGGTATCCGAAGACTTTCCAGTAGGACTGGAAATCACATCCTACACTGCCCAGGATCCGGACACATTTATGGATCAGAAGATAAC GTATCGGATTTGGAGGGACACTGCCAACTGGCTGGAGATTAATCCGGACACTGGTGCCATTTCCACTCGGGCTGAGCTGGACAGAGAGGATGATGATCATGTGAAGAACAGCACGTACACAGCCCTCATTATAGCTACTGACAATG GTTCTCCACTTGCTACGGGAACAGGAACGCTTCTCCTGGTCCTCTCCGATGTGAATGACAACGCCCCCGTACCAGAACCTCGAAGCATGGACTTCTGCCAGAGGAATCCACAGCCTCATATCATCAACATCTTTGATCCAGACCTTCCCCCCAACACATCTCCCTTCACAGCAGAGCTAACACACGGGGCAAGTGTCAACTGGACCATTGAGTACAATGACGCAG AACATGAATCTATCACTTTGAAGCCAAGGAAAACCTTAGAGTTGGGTGACTACAAAATAAATCTCAAGCTCGCAGATAACCAGAACAAAGACCAGGTGACCACCTTGGACATCTTTGTGTGTGACTGTGAAGGGGCCGTCAACAGCTGTAAGAGGACTGTGGCTTATGCCGAAGCCGGATTGCAGGTCCCTGCCATTCTGGGGATTCTTGGAGGCATCCTTGCTTTGCTAA TCCTgattctgctgcttctgctgtttaTTCGGAGAAAACGGGTGGTCAAAGAGCCCTTACTGCCCCCGGAAGATGACACCCGGGACAACGTTTATTACTACGATGAAGAAGGAGGGGGCGAAGAGGACCAG GATTTTGACTTGAGCCAGTTGCACAGGGGCCTGGACGCTCGGCCTGAAGTGACTCGCAATGACGTGGCACCAACCCTCATGAGTGTGCCCCAGTATCGGCCCCGCCCTGCCAATCCTGATGAAATTGGAAACTTTATCGATGAA AACTTGAAGGCGGCCGATAGTGATCCCACTGCTCCTCCTTACGACTCTCTGCTTGTGTTTGATTATGAAGGAAGTGGTTCCGAAGCTGCTAGTCTGAGCTCCCTGAACTCCTCGGAGTCAGACCAAGACCAGGACTATGACTACCTGAATGAATGGGGCAATCGCTTCAAGAAGTTGGCAGATATGTATGGAGGTGGCGAGGATGACTAG